AGGCATGCCCGAAAGGTGTGCATCAAATTTTCCGCTGGTTTGAATACCCTGAATAGGGATTAATGATTTAAACTCATCCAAACTTTTTATTGTAGCTGACAAAACAACGTCGGAATTTGATCTTTTGCTGTAATTTCCCTTAGCTTTAAGATTAAGTGTCTGAGTTTGCACCAAAAGCGAATCTAACTGAATATTTTCATTGGAATATCCAACACTTGCCATTACAGTATCAAGCCCTATACCAGACATTTGTGATTCAAAAATCAAAACATTTGCTTTGGCAATCATAGTCTTTGGATCAAATCCCCTTCCTTGTAATTGTGCCTTCATATTGATAGATGACCTAAGGCTATCGACTCCAGTAAGTTGTGCCAAATCAAGTCGGCGGGTAACCAAATCGACCATATAGGTCGGGCGTTTACCCATTACATCAGTAATTTCGGGTTTTACACTAAATTCTCCAAACTCGCCTCTGCCCTGAACGTTACCCTTCAGAAACCCTCTATTCAATTGAAAAGCAAAATCAATATGCTGAATGGTTTTATCGCGGATTCTTAAATCCTTTAAATTGCCATGCACAGCTGCCACAGCCGTTGATGGAGAAATTCCTTTTCCTTGTGCCGAAACGTTACCATTAATGATATAATTCATATCATTTAAACCAGCCCAGCGCTTCAGATTAACATTTACCAGTTTGCCGTTCAATTTATAACTTATAAGAGAATCTGCTTGATGATAAACCAGATTAGGAAAATTAGCTAATGCCAAATTCAAGTGAATACTTTCATCATGATCCTTTAGATCAATTGTGGCAACCAGCGAATCATTTTTTATCGATGCATCAAATTTAAAACCAGGTGTAACCGGTATTTTTATCCCTTTAAGGAAATATTCAAATTCACTCAGATGAACAGGCTCTGTTTGAATATCGGCACTGGCTTGCATCTTATCTTTTGTGTAATATCGACCTTTCCCTTTAAGTTGATTTTGTGTTGTTTTCAGGTAAAGGTTTTTTAATTCAATAATTTCCTGATTACGCGTCAACTCAAATGACAATTTCTTTAAGTTCAGGTCAGGAGATTTTGTTTGCAAAGAAAACTCCTGCAAAATAATTTTCTGTTTTTGCTTTGCGTAATTCAGTGAGAATTTAGAGTTGAGATGGCCAATTTCCCTTGGAATCAATGTATCCGAAGTCTCTATCTTAATAAGTCCTTCAACAATCTGAACTTTGGTTATGTCTATTTCAATTGAACCAGAACTACTAATAGTATCATCAGGAAGAGCATTTGATGGTTTTAAAATTTGCTGCAGATTCCAAGTTGAATCATTAATCTGTTGGAGAAAAATATATGGATGATCTAACTTTACAGATGAAATCTCAAGTTTACCCCAAAAGAGCGGCAACAGGTTATATCCAGCATTTATTTCAGAAATAAACGCGATGGTGTCCAGGTTAGATTTGAGTAAAACATTACGCACTATCAAGCCAGAAAAAAGACTGCCATCAACACTGCCAATGGAGAGCTTTCCGTTTATATACTTGGAAGCTTGCTTTTCTAAGATTGGTGGCAGTTTTTTATGAAAATAATCAGTCTGAACCAGAACCCCAGCAAGTATAACAATGAGGATCAGGATAAGAATAACCCCGAGAAAAATCCGATATATATATTTGATAGTTTTCTTCATGAGTTAAAAAGCTTGTCCAACACTGATAAAAAACTGTGGCTTTTTTTTCTCGTTCCAAACAGGAAAACCCACATCGAAACGAATAGGACCAATAGGCGTTTCAACACGGATTCCACCACCGACTGCATACGCTAGTTCTTTCAATTTATAGGTATATGATTCAGTCCATACATTCCCGGCGTCCAAAAAAGCGACTCCGCTTACCTTCCAAAACAAAGGATAACGAGCTTCTAGATTTCCTTCCATCACACTTTTACCTCCAAGTGGAGAACCATTGCTACGTTTTGGCCCCAGGTCAGACCGGTTCCATCCGCGAACCGAGTTACTACCTCCGGAGTAAAAACGGTCTTCAACTGGAATGAACTGACTAGTATCAGCTGAATGAATTCCTCCAGTCAAAATTCTGAATGCAATTACAACATCGCCTATTTCATAATAAGTTCGAAATTCGGCCCATAAGCTGTTGTAGTTAAAATCACTACCTAATAAATAACCGTTCAGTTTAAA
This genomic stretch from Williamwhitmania taraxaci harbors:
- a CDS encoding AsmA family protein, whose protein sequence is MKKTIKYIYRIFLGVILILILIVILAGVLVQTDYFHKKLPPILEKQASKYINGKLSIGSVDGSLFSGLIVRNVLLKSNLDTIAFISEINAGYNLLPLFWGKLEISSVKLDHPYIFLQQINDSTWNLQQILKPSNALPDDTISSSGSIEIDITKVQIVEGLIKIETSDTLIPREIGHLNSKFSLNYAKQKQKIILQEFSLQTKSPDLNLKKLSFELTRNQEIIELKNLYLKTTQNQLKGKGRYYTKDKMQASADIQTEPVHLSEFEYFLKGIKIPVTPGFKFDASIKNDSLVATIDLKDHDESIHLNLALANFPNLVYHQADSLISYKLNGKLVNVNLKRWAGLNDMNYIINGNVSAQGKGISPSTAVAAVHGNLKDLRIRDKTIQHIDFAFQLNRGFLKGNVQGRGEFGEFSVKPEITDVMGKRPTYMVDLVTRRLDLAQLTGVDSLRSSINMKAQLQGRGFDPKTMIAKANVLIFESQMSGIGLDTVMASVGYSNENIQLDSLLVQTQTLNLKAKGNYSKRSNSDVVLSATIKSLDEFKSLIPIQGIQTSGKFDAHLSGMPNSLKFESQ